Proteins from a single region of Bremerella sp. JC817:
- a CDS encoding FliG C-terminal domain-containing protein, with translation MNTSPETIRKAAIVIASLDEVSADKLLDSMPEEVASQIRWMSIELENVSDEERQTVLDEFLRNSGRQVAMEDPGVEMEFTYQQPEAPVAAPQPSSVPTPPPFAFLNDAPSEMLAPFFEQEHPQVTAMVMSYLQPERASEILRQLPARLQAEVVHRITMLDEPSQEIVADVEARIKQIVSRQTLAFERRRLGMAAAQAILKASSNDQAEQLLAELRSRGSQIPGDLETFQQTANAASVIVQPTPAVVPMPQPKVEPKAQPFAATAPIEVKKPEPKTPEPKKAPVAKIEATARELPQPKFPFEKFAMLDDASLARVLHQTGPKVVLLALCGASPAVMKRISRGLGAGDVKLLERKIREMQPVLLSDIDHAKRQMCLAADSTLTPTLARAAGQLQAAA, from the coding sequence ATGAACACATCGCCTGAAACCATCCGCAAAGCCGCCATCGTGATCGCCAGTCTCGATGAAGTCTCGGCCGACAAGCTGCTCGACAGCATGCCGGAAGAGGTGGCCTCGCAAATTCGCTGGATGTCGATCGAACTCGAAAACGTTTCGGACGAAGAACGCCAAACCGTCCTCGACGAGTTTCTGCGGAACTCCGGTCGACAGGTTGCCATGGAAGATCCTGGCGTCGAGATGGAATTCACCTACCAGCAGCCTGAAGCACCGGTCGCCGCACCACAGCCTTCATCGGTGCCAACGCCTCCGCCGTTCGCTTTCTTGAACGACGCCCCCAGCGAGATGCTGGCCCCGTTCTTCGAGCAAGAACACCCGCAAGTGACCGCTATGGTCATGAGCTACCTCCAGCCAGAGCGAGCCTCGGAAATCTTGCGACAGCTGCCAGCTCGCCTCCAGGCCGAAGTGGTCCACCGCATCACCATGCTCGACGAGCCATCGCAAGAGATCGTGGCGGATGTTGAAGCCCGCATCAAGCAAATTGTTTCGCGTCAAACACTCGCCTTCGAGCGACGTCGACTCGGAATGGCTGCCGCCCAGGCAATCTTGAAGGCATCTTCCAACGACCAGGCCGAGCAGCTTCTCGCCGAACTAAGAAGTCGCGGTTCGCAGATTCCTGGCGACCTGGAAACTTTCCAGCAGACTGCCAACGCAGCCTCGGTGATTGTCCAGCCAACGCCCGCCGTCGTGCCCATGCCGCAGCCCAAGGTCGAACCCAAGGCACAGCCATTTGCCGCCACGGCTCCGATCGAAGTGAAGAAGCCCGAGCCGAAGACGCCGGAACCGAAGAAGGCACCGGTCGCCAAGATCGAAGCAACGGCTCGCGAGCTTCCGCAGCCGAAGTTCCCGTTCGAGAAGTTCGCAATGCTTGACGATGCTTCGCTGGCTCGCGTGCTGCATCAGACCGGACCGAAGGTCGTTTTGCTCGCACTTTGCGGGGCTTCACCAGCGGTGATGAAACGAATCTCGCGTGGTCTTGGTGCTGGCGATGTAAAGTTGCTGGAACGCAAGATTCGCGAGATGCAGCCGGTGTTGCTCTCGGACATCGATCATGCCAAGCGTCAGATGTGCCTTGCGGCAGATTCGACCCTGACGCCCACGCTGGCCCGCGCGGCTGGTCAACTTCAGGCCGCCGCATAA
- a CDS encoding FliH/SctL family protein — protein sequence MAVIKSGNLQNEPNLMATVAFNLDDVSSKAQNDLNSVKLKAAELVKQAQEQAKQIRAQAEQQGRQAAEEKARQSMKVEVDQQAATLLPALRTLVQELTTARQAWLNQWEQVGLQVAVAIAEKIIRREVAADPQVSATLVRESLQLASGCGEIHVRLNPQDLSSMQSGEAMLCDELKKLAPAQIIADSSITRGGCIVETKFGSIDNRIETQLSRIAEELGGAA from the coding sequence ATGGCAGTGATCAAATCTGGCAACCTGCAAAACGAACCCAACCTGATGGCGACCGTCGCGTTCAATCTCGACGATGTCAGCAGCAAGGCTCAAAACGATCTGAACAGCGTCAAGCTGAAAGCGGCCGAGCTGGTCAAGCAAGCCCAGGAACAAGCCAAGCAGATCCGGGCCCAGGCCGAACAACAAGGTCGTCAGGCAGCCGAAGAAAAGGCTCGCCAGTCGATGAAGGTAGAAGTCGATCAACAAGCCGCGACGCTGCTTCCAGCGTTGCGAACGTTAGTCCAAGAGCTGACGACCGCCCGTCAGGCCTGGCTGAACCAATGGGAGCAAGTCGGCTTACAGGTTGCTGTCGCGATCGCGGAAAAGATCATTCGCCGGGAAGTTGCCGCCGATCCGCAAGTCTCGGCCACGCTTGTTCGTGAATCGTTGCAACTTGCCTCTGGCTGTGGCGAGATCCATGTGCGACTCAACCCACAAGATCTCAGCAGCATGCAAAGTGGCGAAGCGATGTTGTGCGATGAACTGAAGAAGCTGGCTCCGGCACAAATCATCGCCGACAGCTCAATCACCCGTGGTGGTTGCATTGTCGAAACCAAGTTTGGTTCGATCGATAATCGCATTGAAACCCAACTCAGCCGCATTGCCGAAGAACTGGGAGGTGCCGCGTGA
- a CDS encoding flagellar hook capping FlgD N-terminal domain-containing protein, translated as MSRVDSSTSTNTTSSGASKPTDLRELSMDHFLQLMITELQNQDPLDPMENSEMLQQISQIREIGATDQLRESLESMQQSQGISTASGLIGKQVQALTDDGYVLFGVVQSVQLAPNDDGTRQLTLKVNTGDQTVDVNMDDIFTILPANVSDTDVDGTDSTGNGTGTDETDTDSSDDSTSDETEEVTS; from the coding sequence ATGTCAAGAGTCGATTCGAGTACGTCGACCAATACTACGAGCAGCGGTGCTTCGAAACCGACAGATCTTCGTGAACTGTCGATGGACCATTTTCTGCAGCTGATGATCACTGAGCTTCAAAACCAGGATCCGCTCGATCCGATGGAGAACTCGGAGATGTTGCAGCAAATCAGCCAGATTCGTGAGATCGGGGCGACCGATCAGCTTCGCGAGTCGTTGGAGTCGATGCAGCAGAGCCAAGGCATCTCGACGGCCAGTGGGCTGATTGGCAAACAAGTCCAAGCCCTGACCGATGACGGGTACGTTTTGTTTGGCGTGGTACAAAGCGTGCAACTGGCTCCGAATGATGATGGAACTCGTCAGTTGACCTTAAAGGTGAACACTGGCGACCAGACGGTTGACGTGAATATGGACGACATCTTCACGATTCTTCCGGCGAACGTCAGCGATACCGACGTCGATGGAACGGATTCGACTGGCAACGGTACCGGAACGGATGAAACCGATACCGACAGCAGCGACGATTCCACTAGCGACGAAACTGAAGAAGTCACTTCCTAA
- a CDS encoding flagellar FliJ family protein, producing the protein MAKFRFRLETYLRLKMAARDQCRADLAEVLRAEDQLKQHQADIEREMEEHNTYVRSVSQKGTLNVDLIAASQSEFVFLKALRQEKLNLMQQLQPHIQQRRQALIDADHEVRTLERLKEQKHEQHQQWELALEAKQMDEIALGGFRRKGD; encoded by the coding sequence ATGGCCAAGTTTCGCTTCCGACTCGAGACCTACCTCCGGCTGAAGATGGCCGCGCGCGATCAATGTCGTGCCGACCTGGCCGAGGTGCTGCGAGCGGAAGATCAACTGAAACAGCACCAGGCCGACATCGAACGCGAGATGGAAGAGCACAACACATACGTTCGATCAGTTTCACAAAAGGGAACCTTGAACGTCGACCTGATCGCGGCATCGCAAAGCGAGTTCGTATTTTTGAAAGCCCTGCGGCAAGAGAAGTTGAATTTGATGCAGCAGTTGCAGCCGCACATTCAACAACGTCGTCAAGCATTGATCGACGCCGACCACGAAGTCCGCACCCTGGAACGATTGAAGGAACAGAAGCACGAGCAGCACCAACAGTGGGAGCTCGCTCTGGAAGCAAAACAAATGGACGAAATCGCCCTGGGCGGTTTTCGGCGTAAAGGAGACTAG
- the flgB gene encoding flagellar basal body rod protein FlgB: MESSILNANTVPVLEQVVNFAQKRHSILATNIANQRVPGYKGRDLNVDRFHEVLAEAIEQKNQPNESLPSGLVSTKQGDPMREVRESLNGILFHDESNLDIEKQVAELTKNQQMHNMALTIMENQFRLLNVAISERL, from the coding sequence ATGGAATCTTCGATTCTCAATGCGAACACCGTCCCTGTTCTCGAACAGGTCGTGAACTTCGCGCAGAAGCGACATTCCATTCTGGCCACGAACATCGCCAATCAGCGTGTGCCTGGTTACAAGGGCCGCGACTTGAACGTCGATCGCTTCCACGAAGTTTTGGCCGAGGCGATCGAGCAGAAGAATCAACCGAACGAGTCGCTTCCGTCCGGGTTGGTCAGCACCAAGCAAGGTGACCCAATGCGAGAAGTGCGAGAATCACTCAACGGAATCCTGTTTCATGACGAGAGCAATCTCGACATCGAAAAGCAGGTTGCCGAGCTGACGAAGAATCAGCAGATGCACAACATGGCTCTTACCATTATGGAAAACCAGTTTCGTCTGTTGAATGTTGCCATCAGCGAACGACTTTAA
- a CDS encoding flagellar hook-length control protein FliK, protein METSSSSSINSTSNWAGNSRNQQASAADPMAFFDLIMKTSQSLSGKGKNIFDPAAPASGKTSVADEPYTAVTDDPSLHDDHYEEAASAVPVEAARNDVSDSSQRADDSIDAEDVAAVAELSEKGSNEEDTDNPDQAALETAAASQQEQTLATPEIVATTEGDESEVAAEQGGAVEVNQQKTSQANAGNIDTDQPLDTSPIEESATDADQENLGTDANAVAQKSDGKDQAEAAQQAEQITTEVAATDESQADHETVASADETNGEELTAEQTEDASAPEIETTSGEEASGHDSSRDNESRSVQRRTDKPDAKVDAAKAPAEVSAETTSNIAASSEASEAVAAAAAASAAARTTTTPGGSTSNTNGGVNNIASLLQRGMQRGTLQKTTEGKPSTQLDSRQQIRLINRVARAVESTPPGQSIKIRLNPSELGQLKVEIKVEDGNMIAKIEAENTSTRQVLLDNLPQLRERLAESNINVQQFEVELMGQQTSHDGAASDMAGQSSEQGNQRTPTGSSLGKSDGEEATPTMTETVNKEAERDSRNLNITI, encoded by the coding sequence ATGGAAACCTCATCATCGAGTTCGATCAATTCCACCTCCAACTGGGCGGGGAATTCGCGCAATCAGCAAGCTTCGGCTGCGGATCCGATGGCCTTCTTCGACTTAATCATGAAGACCTCGCAGTCGCTGTCGGGGAAAGGGAAGAACATTTTCGACCCAGCCGCGCCCGCCAGCGGTAAAACCAGTGTCGCCGACGAACCCTACACGGCGGTTACCGACGATCCCAGTCTGCACGACGATCACTACGAAGAAGCGGCGAGTGCCGTTCCGGTTGAAGCGGCTCGGAACGATGTGTCTGACAGCAGTCAGCGAGCGGATGACTCGATCGATGCGGAAGATGTCGCTGCCGTGGCGGAACTTTCGGAGAAGGGTTCCAACGAAGAAGATACCGACAACCCTGATCAAGCCGCGCTCGAAACGGCCGCTGCTAGTCAACAAGAACAGACTCTCGCCACGCCAGAAATCGTGGCCACTACCGAGGGAGACGAATCAGAAGTCGCCGCAGAGCAGGGCGGGGCGGTCGAAGTCAACCAACAGAAGACATCACAGGCCAACGCCGGCAACATCGATACCGACCAGCCGCTCGATACCAGTCCGATCGAGGAATCAGCGACAGACGCGGATCAGGAAAATCTGGGAACCGATGCCAATGCGGTTGCTCAGAAGAGTGATGGCAAGGATCAGGCCGAAGCAGCCCAACAGGCTGAACAGATTACCACTGAAGTCGCCGCGACCGACGAATCGCAGGCTGATCACGAGACCGTGGCCAGTGCAGACGAAACCAACGGCGAAGAGCTAACCGCGGAGCAAACCGAGGATGCCAGCGCGCCTGAGATCGAAACCACTTCGGGTGAAGAAGCGAGCGGACACGATTCGTCACGCGACAACGAGTCCCGTTCGGTGCAACGCCGAACCGACAAGCCGGATGCGAAAGTTGACGCAGCGAAGGCACCAGCAGAGGTCTCCGCCGAAACCACTTCGAACATCGCCGCCAGCAGTGAAGCAAGCGAAGCGGTTGCCGCAGCAGCGGCAGCTTCCGCCGCGGCGCGAACAACAACGACGCCAGGCGGCAGCACGTCCAATACCAACGGTGGCGTGAACAACATCGCCTCGCTGCTGCAACGCGGGATGCAACGTGGAACGCTGCAAAAGACCACCGAAGGAAAGCCTTCAACGCAGCTCGATTCGCGTCAGCAAATTCGTTTGATAAACCGAGTTGCCCGAGCCGTTGAATCGACTCCGCCAGGCCAGTCGATCAAGATCCGCTTGAACCCTTCCGAATTGGGGCAACTCAAGGTCGAGATCAAGGTTGAAGATGGGAACATGATCGCCAAGATCGAGGCCGAGAACACTTCGACTCGCCAGGTGTTACTCGACAATCTGCCGCAACTTCGCGAACGATTAGCCGAGTCGAACATTAACGTGCAGCAGTTCGAGGTAGAGCTAATGGGGCAGCAGACGTCGCATGACGGGGCTGCTTCCGACATGGCCGGTCAGTCATCCGAGCAAGGAAATCAACGCACGCCAACTGGTTCGTCGTTAGGCAAATCGGATGGCGAAGAAGCAACTCCGACGATGACCGAAACGGTCAACAAAGAAGCCGAACGAGACAGTCGAAATTTGAACATCACCATTTGA
- a CDS encoding flagellar hook-basal body complex protein, translated as MGLASALSTALTGMTAAETQIDVTGNNLANSQTVGFKASEARFATQFLQTQSLGSKPTSSNGGTNPRQTGLGTKVAEITPNFTQGTIEVSNSPSDLAIQGDGFFIVEGGNGETLYTRNGIFKTNSQNELVTITGQRVLGFGIDENFQIQRTQLVPLTIPLGAKSVAKATENVYLEGTLTATGDLATQAQVIESAILGNSAVPRPDTTSSSVGVAAQPSIAATTSASAVTPGVATTTDAQTEGAGGSVPDGNFNYRFTFSNVGLSGETLASADYAVALADGNASANDNTVTFTDPPQSSSFSQLNMYRSNDGGATYYLVNSFAMGAAVEDTAAAPTATQLSASMIGGTGVDGMLDGGDVYQYRYTYLDSDGNETAPSNSHTVTVSGAPADGNGYSILLDNIPTSADYDSVRIYRTQPGGSDFYELDTLDMATAAGGYVDDGTTVLSTNQLDAQTINGNYTYLVTFARSGEEESRPSLALGPQNVVNGRIELSNLPIPPTPPAEGGFPAYDKVRIYRNLSTDSSSFYLVDELDPGEDYIDTKADSEISDLSITGNKTIDLDGPKIDSNTLLVDVVKRDGLNFENVFEVGELSFTGYKGERKLDEQTFTITDTTIVQELLEFIRASTGIQPSVNGNANPIPGSENSIPGESTDLTQGLSIQDGRIRIVSNNGVDNGVDIKLSSFTLDNNSGVLQNPNLNFGTVQEAVGQSTVSDFVVYDTLGIPVNVRVTAVLEHRDGTNTVYRWFADSPDNDAAMDTGDIGEAQIAVGTGLIYFDGDGNFVGSDNNTVTIQRRDVPSQSPLEFDLDFTQLSGLAQDEPTLNASRQDGSGTGTLNSFIIGEDGVIRGVFSNGVDRDLGMLQLARFGNPAGLEQRGENLFATGVNSGLPVTGDPGADGLGDVIAGAVELSNTDIGGNLIDLILASTQYRGSSRVITTAQQLFDELLNLRR; from the coding sequence ATGGGTCTGGCATCGGCACTATCGACCGCTTTGACGGGGATGACCGCCGCGGAAACGCAGATCGACGTTACCGGCAATAACCTGGCCAACTCGCAAACGGTCGGCTTCAAAGCGTCGGAAGCTCGGTTTGCGACGCAGTTCCTGCAGACCCAAAGCTTGGGGTCGAAGCCGACTTCTTCCAACGGTGGTACCAACCCACGTCAGACCGGTCTGGGTACGAAGGTTGCCGAAATCACACCGAACTTCACTCAGGGTACGATCGAAGTCAGTAACAGCCCTTCCGACCTGGCGATCCAGGGAGACGGTTTCTTCATCGTCGAAGGTGGCAACGGCGAAACGCTGTATACCCGTAACGGTATCTTCAAGACGAACTCGCAGAACGAACTGGTGACGATCACCGGTCAACGCGTGCTTGGTTTCGGTATCGACGAGAACTTCCAGATCCAGCGCACGCAGTTGGTGCCGCTGACCATTCCGCTGGGTGCCAAGAGCGTGGCCAAGGCGACTGAAAACGTTTACCTCGAAGGTACGTTAACTGCAACGGGCGACCTGGCAACGCAGGCTCAGGTGATTGAAAGTGCCATTCTCGGTAACTCGGCCGTACCACGACCCGATACGACCTCGTCTTCGGTCGGTGTCGCCGCGCAGCCTAGTATCGCCGCGACCACCTCGGCATCTGCCGTGACCCCAGGCGTTGCCACTACGACTGATGCGCAGACTGAAGGTGCCGGTGGTAGCGTTCCCGATGGTAACTTCAACTATCGCTTCACGTTCTCGAACGTCGGGCTGTCGGGCGAAACGTTGGCTTCGGCAGACTACGCCGTCGCGTTGGCAGATGGTAATGCCTCGGCTAACGACAATACGGTGACCTTCACCGATCCTCCGCAGTCGAGTTCGTTCTCGCAATTGAACATGTACCGCAGTAATGACGGCGGTGCGACCTATTACCTGGTGAACTCGTTCGCCATGGGCGCCGCCGTTGAAGATACGGCCGCCGCCCCGACCGCTACGCAGTTGTCCGCTTCGATGATCGGTGGAACCGGTGTCGACGGTATGCTCGATGGCGGCGACGTGTATCAGTACCGCTACACTTACCTTGATTCCGACGGCAACGAAACCGCTCCGTCGAACTCGCACACTGTGACCGTGTCGGGCGCTCCTGCCGATGGCAACGGTTACTCGATTCTGCTGGATAATATTCCAACCAGTGCCGACTACGATTCGGTTCGTATCTACCGCACGCAGCCAGGTGGATCGGACTTCTACGAGTTGGACACCCTCGACATGGCGACCGCTGCCGGTGGTTACGTCGACGATGGAACGACGGTGCTGTCGACCAACCAGCTTGATGCCCAGACCATCAATGGCAACTACACGTACCTGGTCACCTTCGCTCGTTCGGGTGAAGAAGAAAGCCGACCATCGCTGGCCCTGGGGCCACAAAACGTGGTGAATGGTCGTATCGAACTTTCCAACTTGCCGATTCCACCAACCCCGCCAGCTGAAGGTGGTTTTCCGGCTTACGACAAGGTTCGCATCTATCGTAACCTTTCCACGGACTCGTCGTCGTTCTACCTGGTCGATGAACTCGATCCTGGCGAAGACTACATCGACACCAAAGCCGACTCCGAAATCTCGGACTTGTCGATCACCGGTAACAAGACGATCGACCTCGATGGTCCGAAGATCGACTCAAATACCTTGCTGGTCGACGTTGTCAAACGTGACGGTCTGAATTTCGAGAACGTCTTTGAAGTGGGCGAGCTGAGTTTCACTGGCTACAAGGGCGAACGTAAACTGGATGAGCAGACGTTCACGATCACCGATACGACGATCGTGCAGGAACTGCTCGAGTTCATTCGGGCATCGACCGGTATTCAGCCATCGGTGAATGGCAATGCCAACCCGATCCCTGGTTCCGAGAACTCCATTCCTGGAGAATCGACTGACCTGACCCAGGGGCTTTCGATCCAGGATGGTCGCATCCGAATCGTCTCGAACAACGGTGTCGACAATGGCGTCGATATCAAACTGTCGTCGTTCACGCTGGACAACAACAGCGGCGTGCTTCAGAACCCGAACCTCAACTTTGGTACCGTGCAAGAGGCGGTCGGCCAAAGCACGGTTTCCGACTTCGTGGTTTATGACACGTTGGGTATCCCCGTCAACGTCCGTGTGACCGCCGTGCTGGAACATCGCGATGGTACCAATACGGTGTATCGCTGGTTTGCCGACTCGCCGGACAACGACGCCGCCATGGACACCGGCGATATTGGTGAAGCCCAGATCGCGGTTGGTACCGGTCTGATTTACTTCGACGGCGATGGTAACTTCGTCGGGAGCGATAACAACACGGTTACCATTCAGCGTCGCGACGTTCCTTCGCAGTCGCCATTGGAGTTCGACCTCGACTTCACGCAGTTGTCGGGCCTGGCCCAGGACGAACCTACCCTCAACGCTTCGCGACAGGATGGTTCGGGGACCGGTACCCTCAACAGCTTTATCATCGGTGAAGATGGTGTGATCCGAGGCGTGTTCTCGAATGGTGTCGACCGCGACCTGGGGATGTTGCAGTTGGCTCGTTTTGGTAACCCGGCCGGTTTGGAACAACGTGGTGAAAACCTGTTTGCCACCGGCGTGAACTCCGGTTTGCCGGTCACCGGCGATCCGGGGGCGGATGGCCTGGGTGATGTGATCGCTGGTGCGGTCGAA
- a CDS encoding FliI/YscN family ATPase, with amino-acid sequence MIASLKSRLAQVMPTSVTGSVVETFGTTTAVAGFPVPIGAVVEIERQVGPAIPAEVIGFKGEHTLVYPLTGVQGIRRGNIVRLRKSFRTVGVGDQLLGRIVDAHGKCLDHLPPPIAVDRLGLDRDPPNAVNRPRIDQTISTGVRAIDGMLTCGLGQRVGIFAGSGVGKSVTLGMMARYTSADVNVIALIGERGREVNDFIERDLGPEGMARSVVVVATSDQPAIQRMQAALTATTIAEYFRSCGKNVLFLMDSVTRFAMAQREIGLAAGEPPTTKGYPPSMFALLPRLVERTGRTAQGSITAFYTVLVEGDDTNEPVADTVRGLLDGHIVLSRKLAGKGHYPAIDIMQSISRLMNDLVSDEVRTGALVIRDLMATYAENEDLINIGAYRQGANPRIDMAIRLKDEIDRFLRQRVDEQASVESAQQQLLALVRKCSAPQPNLGGARVNSK; translated from the coding sequence GTGATTGCTTCCCTGAAAAGTCGCCTGGCCCAGGTTATGCCGACATCGGTGACCGGAAGTGTTGTCGAGACCTTCGGGACCACCACCGCCGTAGCCGGTTTTCCGGTGCCGATTGGTGCGGTCGTCGAAATCGAACGCCAGGTCGGGCCGGCGATTCCTGCCGAAGTGATTGGGTTTAAGGGAGAACACACCCTGGTCTATCCGTTGACCGGAGTGCAGGGGATTCGCCGCGGCAACATCGTGCGTTTGCGAAAATCGTTCCGCACGGTCGGCGTGGGGGATCAACTGCTGGGGCGAATTGTCGATGCCCACGGCAAGTGCCTCGATCACCTTCCACCGCCGATCGCTGTCGACCGGCTGGGACTCGATCGCGATCCACCGAATGCGGTCAATCGTCCGCGAATTGATCAAACGATCTCGACGGGCGTGCGTGCCATCGACGGCATGCTGACGTGCGGTCTCGGTCAGCGTGTGGGGATCTTCGCTGGTAGTGGCGTCGGTAAGAGCGTCACGCTGGGGATGATGGCCCGTTACACGTCGGCCGATGTGAACGTGATTGCCTTGATCGGTGAACGTGGTCGTGAAGTGAACGACTTCATCGAACGCGACCTCGGTCCTGAAGGGATGGCTCGTAGCGTGGTCGTTGTGGCGACCAGCGATCAGCCTGCCATTCAGCGAATGCAGGCCGCATTAACCGCGACGACCATTGCCGAATACTTCCGCTCGTGTGGCAAGAATGTGTTGTTCCTGATGGACAGCGTGACCCGCTTCGCAATGGCTCAACGAGAGATCGGTTTGGCCGCCGGCGAGCCGCCAACGACGAAGGGCTATCCGCCGTCGATGTTTGCCTTACTGCCGCGCCTGGTCGAACGAACCGGACGCACGGCACAGGGGAGTATCACTGCCTTTTATACCGTGCTGGTCGAAGGGGACGATACCAACGAACCGGTCGCCGATACGGTGCGAGGGCTCCTGGATGGCCACATCGTGCTTTCCCGAAAGTTGGCTGGCAAAGGGCACTATCCGGCGATCGACATCATGCAGAGCATCAGCCGTTTGATGAACGACCTGGTTAGCGACGAAGTTCGCACCGGCGCGCTGGTGATTCGCGATTTGATGGCGACCTATGCCGAAAATGAAGACCTGATCAACATCGGAGCCTACCGCCAGGGAGCGAATCCTCGGATCGATATGGCGATTCGATTGAAGGACGAGATTGATCGTTTCCTGCGACAGCGGGTGGACGAACAAGCCAGTGTCGAATCAGCCCAGCAGCAGTTGCTGGCCCTGGTTCGTAAATGCAGCGCACCGCAGCCCAACCTGGGCGGCGCCCGAGTTAACTCCAAGTAG
- the fliE gene encoding flagellar hook-basal body complex protein FliE, translating into MASINAIQQQLNIPTTPNVLPGKADEASGSFGKFLLEGIQEVNQMQQDADRAVESLFTGGDVNPAEVLTAVQKADMSFKLMMQVRNKMMQAYAEVKDIRV; encoded by the coding sequence ATGGCATCCATTAACGCAATCCAACAGCAACTGAACATCCCCACCACGCCGAACGTTTTGCCTGGCAAAGCGGACGAAGCGTCGGGATCGTTTGGTAAGTTCCTTCTCGAAGGAATTCAGGAAGTCAACCAGATGCAACAGGACGCCGACCGAGCGGTCGAGTCCTTGTTCACCGGCGGCGATGTCAATCCGGCCGAAGTTTTGACCGCCGTGCAGAAAGCCGACATGTCGTTCAAATTGATGATGCAGGTCCGCAACAAAATGATGCAGGCCTATGCGGAAGTGAAAGACATTCGCGTTTAG
- the flgC gene encoding flagellar basal body rod protein FlgC, which yields MISALDISTSGLVAQRERLTTISQNIANMSSLRDANGRIGPYKAKHVILETDHELATTSGAAGVKVAEVREDNVDPKRRWQPDHPLAIKDGKWKGYVEYPNVDMTEQFVDALEATRAYESNVGVLEMTKNMTNQTLRILA from the coding sequence ATGATCTCCGCCTTGGATATCAGCACGAGTGGCCTGGTCGCCCAGCGCGAACGCCTGACCACGATTTCGCAAAACATTGCCAATATGTCGTCGCTGCGTGACGCCAATGGACGCATTGGTCCTTACAAAGCGAAACATGTGATTTTGGAAACCGATCACGAGTTGGCCACCACCAGTGGTGCCGCCGGCGTGAAGGTTGCCGAAGTGCGTGAAGACAACGTCGATCCGAAGCGACGTTGGCAGCCAGACCATCCTCTGGCAATCAAGGATGGCAAGTGGAAGGGATACGTCGAGTATCCGAACGTCGATATGACCGAGCAATTTGTCGATGCCCTGGAAGCGACCCGGGCCTACGAATCGAACGTCGGCGTGCTCGAAATGACCAAGAACATGACGAATCAAACGCTTCGCATTTTGGCGTAA